Below is a window of Candidatus Thermoplasmatota archaeon DNA.
CGGGGCGCCGTGTCGAACGCGTAAGGTCAGCCGGCGAGCACGCGCTCCCGTCCCCCGCGCGCCCAGGCGCATCGCACGTGGCCGCGCGCGTCCTTTTCGGAACAGGCTTCGAGGGCGCAACAGCCGCGATGGACGCTTCCGGTCGGGTAGCGCGGGCACGCGCGGCGCTGCAGCTCGCGCGCGGGACTCTTCGGATTGCGCGCGTGACCGCCGCAGCGGCCGCACACGTTGCGGTCGTTCGTCCGCATGCTCCACCTACGCCGCGCACGGGCTGAACCCGCAGGCTCGACAGATCACGCACGCGCCTTCGGGGGCGAGCCGCGCGGCGCACTCGGGACATTGCATGGTGACAAGCCAGTGGGAGGGCCCGCATCTCCCTCGACCGGGGAGGGGACCGAACCGACAGGGCGAGCGGGACATGTCAACGCCTCCAAGACGAGGGTATTTCTGACGCGAGGCCGCTCGCCCGACGAGGCCATGCATCGTCCCTTCCTCGACGCCGCCGGCCGCATCCTGGTCGCCCTCCTTGTCGTGGGCGTTCTCCTTCTGACGGCGGGAATCCTCCTGGCCCAGGCCGAGGTCCGGCTCGTGGGCGCGGCCCTTCTCGCGCTCGCCGCCATCTTCGGGCCCGTCGCCCGCTGGGGCTGGCGCGGCGCGCTCCTCACGCTCGGTCTTGCGGGGGCGCTCGGCGGCGCCGTCTCGTGGGGCTACGTCACGACCGGCCGGGCCGCGGGGCTTGCGGCCGACGGCGGCGCGCTCGCCCTCGCGCAGGCCGCGACGGGCGCGGGCGTTGTGCTGGTCGCCGCGTTCATCGCGCTCGCGCTCGGGCGCGACCGCCGCGCGCCGCGCGGGTCATGAGCCGAGTCGCGCGAGCTTCGCCCGCGCCGCGGCGAGCGTCGCGTCGGTCTTCGCGAAATTGAACCGGATGAGCGAGCGACCGAGCGCGGGGTCGCCGAAGAAGCTCGAACCCGGCACGCCCGCAAGACCGACGTCGCGCACGAGCCACTCCGCGAAGCGTCGGTCGTCGGTTTTCGCCGCCGCCGGCGCGGCCACGTGCCGGAAGTCGGCCATCACGTAATACGCGCCTTCGGGGTCGACGGGCTCGAAGCCCGCGTCGCGGAGCATCGCGACGAGCGCGCGGCGCTGGCGGTCGTAGAGCGCGTTCAGCTCCGCATAGTAGGAGTCGGGCAGCGCGAGGGCCGCCGCGACGCCCATCTGCAGCGGGTGCGGCGCGCCGACCGTGAGGAAGTCGTGGACGCGCCGCAGCGCGACGGACGCCGCGGGCGGGGCGATCGCCCACGCGACGCGCCACCCGGTCGCGCTGTACGTCTTCGAGGCGCCGCTCACCGTGATCGTGCGGTCGAACATGCCGGGAAGCGTCGCGATCGAGACGTGCTTGCGGCCGCCGTAGAGGATGTGCTCGTAGATCTCGTCGGTGACCGCGAAGGCGTCGTGGTCGCGGCAGAGGTCCGCGATCGCCTTCATCTCGTCGCGCGTGAAGACCTTCCCCGCGGGATTGTTCGGCGTGTTCAGGATGATCGCCTTCGTGCGCCGCGAGAAGGCGGCCTTGAGACGCTCCTCGTCGAACGCGAACGCGCGCGCGGGGTCGAGGGGGACGAGCTTCAGCTTCGCGCCCGAAAGGAGCGCGTCCGGACCGTAGTTCTCGTAGAACGGCTCGAAGGCGACGACCTCGTCGCCCTCGTCGACGAGCGCGAGCATCGCGGCCATCATGGCTTCGGTCGCGCCGCACGTGACGGTCACGTGCCTGTCGGCGTCGCAGTCGATCCCGTTGAATCGCTTCGCCTTCGCGGCGATGGCCGCGCGCAGGGCGGGCGCGCCCCACGTCACCGCGTACTGGTTGTGGCCCCCGTCGAGCGCGCGCTTCGCGGCCTCGACCATGGGGGCCGGAGGCTCGAAGTCGGGGAAGCCCTGCCCCAGGTTGACGGCCCCGTGCGCGAGGGCGAGCCGTGTCATCTCCCGGATGACGGATTCGGGGAAGAGGCCGACGCGGCGCGCGAGGCGGGGGTCGTCGAGGGCGTGCGAGGACAAGGGGCTCACCGGGGACAAGCGCGGTCCCTCGCCTTGGCCGTTGCGAGTCGTTCCCATGCGATCACGGCGCACGGCGCTTGGGCCTCGGCGAAACCCGCTTATACCCCATGGCGGCTTGGCGAGCAGTCACCCGAGGGATCCACGTGACGGCCACCCCGGACGGAACGCCCGCGACGCACACGCCCGATCTCGGCTCGCAGCCCCGTACAAAGGAGGGTCAGGGTCCCCCGAGCCTCGCCGAGATGGCGCACCAGCAGTTCGTCAAGGCTTCGAAGTACGTCAATCTCGAGCCCTGGATCGTGGAGCACCTTTCGCATCCGAAGCGCACCACCATCGCCTCCGTGCCGGTCCGCATGGACGACGGGTCCGTCAAGGCCTTCACGGCCTACCGCTGCCAGTATTCGGACGCGCTCGGCCCGACGAAGGGCGGCATCCGCTACCACCCCGACGTGAGCCTCGACGAGGTCATCGCGCTTGCGGCGTGGATGACGTGGAAATGCGCCGTCGCCGGCCTCCCGTACGGCGGCGCGAAGGGCGGCGTCGTCTGCGACCCGCGCGGCTTCTCGAAGGGCGAGCTCGAGCGCCTCACGCGCCGCCTCACGGTCGAGTTCATTAACGTCTTCGGTCCCGAGACCGATATCCCGGCCCCCGACGTCAACACGACGAGCGAGATGATGGGCTGGATCTACGACACGTACTCGATGGTCAAGGGCTACCACGCCGCGGGCGTCGTGACGGGCAAGCCCCTCACGCTCGGCGGAAGCCTCGGCCGACCCGAATCCACGGGCCGCGGCGTCGTCGACACGGCCGTCGCGGCGGCCGAGCACCTCAAGCTCGACCCGCAGCGCCTCACGGCCGTCGTGCAGGGCTTCGGCAAGGTCGGATCCTACGCCGCGCTCTTCCTCCAGCAGAAGGGCGTGCGCGTCGTCGGCGTCTCCGACGTAACGGGCGCGATCTACAACGAGAAGGGCATCGACGTCCCGAAGCTCATCGAGTACACGAAGCGCAACGGCGGCCTCATCCGCGGCTACCCCGAGGCGAAGGCCTGGGGCACGGACATCCTGACGGCGCCCTGCGACATCCTCGTTCCCGCCGCGCTCGAGAACCAGATCACCGCGCAGAACGCGAAGGAGATCCAGGCGCGCATCGTCGCCGAGGGCGCGAACGGCCCGACCACGGTGAAGGCGGACGACATCCTGCACAAGAACAACGTGTTCGTCGTGCCGGACATCGTCGCGAACTCCGGCGGCGTCGTCGTGAGCTACTTCGAATGGGTCCAGAACGCGAACAAGTTCGCGTGGACCGAGGACATCGTCAACCAGCGCCTCGCGGACACCATGCGCACGAGCTTCCGCAACACGGTGCGCGCGTCCGAGTCGAAGGGCGTCGACATGCGCACGGGCGCGTACATCCTCGCGCTCGAGCGCTGCGGCGAGGCCATCCGGGCCCGCGGCCTCTTCCCGTGATCAGGAGTTCCTGAGCCGCGCGAGCGCGCGCAGGATCCCGGGAACCGGCTTCGCGCGGGTCGCGCCCCTCCCGTAGAGGAAGTCGAGGTTGTCCTCCCACTCGCGGGACCGCCCCGCGGCGTACGGGAACCACCAGAACGTCGGGAGCCGCCGCGAGGGCGAGACGTTCACGTGCTTCATCGTCACGAGGTCGAGCAGGCCCCACACGCCGTGCGTGACCCCGTGGCCCGAATCCTTCACGCCCGCCCAGGGCGTTTCCATCGCGGCGAAGGTGTACGTGTGGTCGTTCACCGTGACGGTGCCCGCCTCGAGACGCCGCGCCACGCGCTCCCCGTGCGCGACATCCCTCGTCCACACGCTCGCGGTGAGGCCGTAGCGGGTCGCGTTTGCGAGGCGCACGGCGTCCTCCTCGTCCTTCGCGCGGAGGATCGACAGCACGGGGCCGAAGGTCTCCTCGCGCGCGACCTCGGCCTCGGGCGGCACGTCGGCGAGGATCGTGGGACGGTAGAAGTGTCCCGGCCCCGCCTCCGTCGCGCGTCGCCCGCCCGCGACGACGCGCGCGCCGGCCGCGACGGCGTCCGAGACGCGCTTTTCGAGCGTCGCGATGGCCTCGGCGGACACGAGCGGCCCGACGTCG
It encodes the following:
- a CDS encoding aminotransferase class I/II-fold pyridoxal phosphate-dependent enzyme; translation: MSPLSSHALDDPRLARRVGLFPESVIREMTRLALAHGAVNLGQGFPDFEPPAPMVEAAKRALDGGHNQYAVTWGAPALRAAIAAKAKRFNGIDCDADRHVTVTCGATEAMMAAMLALVDEGDEVVAFEPFYENYGPDALLSGAKLKLVPLDPARAFAFDEERLKAAFSRRTKAIILNTPNNPAGKVFTRDEMKAIADLCRDHDAFAVTDEIYEHILYGGRKHVSIATLPGMFDRTITVSGASKTYSATGWRVAWAIAPPAASVALRRVHDFLTVGAPHPLQMGVAAALALPDSYYAELNALYDRQRRALVAMLRDAGFEPVDPEGAYYVMADFRHVAAPAAAKTDDRRFAEWLVRDVGLAGVPGSSFFGDPALGRSLIRFNFAKTDATLAAARAKLARLGS
- a CDS encoding Glu/Leu/Phe/Val dehydrogenase; this translates as MTATPDGTPATHTPDLGSQPRTKEGQGPPSLAEMAHQQFVKASKYVNLEPWIVEHLSHPKRTTIASVPVRMDDGSVKAFTAYRCQYSDALGPTKGGIRYHPDVSLDEVIALAAWMTWKCAVAGLPYGGAKGGVVCDPRGFSKGELERLTRRLTVEFINVFGPETDIPAPDVNTTSEMMGWIYDTYSMVKGYHAAGVVTGKPLTLGGSLGRPESTGRGVVDTAVAAAEHLKLDPQRLTAVVQGFGKVGSYAALFLQQKGVRVVGVSDVTGAIYNEKGIDVPKLIEYTKRNGGLIRGYPEAKAWGTDILTAPCDILVPAALENQITAQNAKEIQARIVAEGANGPTTVKADDILHKNNVFVVPDIVANSGGVVVSYFEWVQNANKFAWTEDIVNQRLADTMRTSFRNTVRASESKGVDMRTGAYILALERCGEAIRARGLFP